A genome region from Megalobrama amblycephala isolate DHTTF-2021 linkage group LG18, ASM1881202v1, whole genome shotgun sequence includes the following:
- the clcn5a gene encoding H(+)/Cl(-) exchange transporter 5, producing MDNAGYCSESFNSLQSGTSDEDMVEIAGATLDFSSTDDVPPLDRDYGSGGSYGAGDGPNGVPKLMDLLDEPVPGVGTYEDFNTIDWVREKSKDRDRHREIATKSKESTWALMKSISDAFSGWLLMLFVGLMSGALAGGIDISAHWMTDLKEGVCLNGFWFNHEHCCWNSNETTFQERDKCPQWKSWAELIVGTNNGPFAYIMNYLMYVCWALLFSFLAVSLVRAFAPYACGSGIPEIKTILSGFIIRGYLGKWTLMIKTITLVLAVSSGLSLGKEGPLVHVACCCGNILCHLFTKYRRNEAKRREVLSAAAAVGVSVAFGAPIGGVLFSLEEVSYYFPLKTLWRSFFAALVAAFTLRSINPFGNSRLVLFYVEFHSPWHLLELIPFVLLGIFGGIWGAFFIRANIAWCRRRKTTRLGHYPVLEVLVVTAVTALLAFPNSYTRMSTSELISELFNDCGLLDSSQLCNYTNVSITKSTSDALPDRPAGHEVYTALWQLSLALVFKMLITVVTFGMKVPSGLFIPSMAVGAIAGRLLGVGMEQLAYYHHDWVIFRGWCSPGADCITPGLYAMVGATACLGGVTRMTVSLVVIMFELTGGLEYIVPLMAATMTSKWVADALGREGIYEAHIRLNGYPFLESKEEFSHKTLAMDVMRPRRSDPPLSVITQDGMSVEEVESLIAETSYSGFPVVVSHESQRLVGFVQRRDLVISIENARQRQEGVVSASRIFFTEYTPPQPPNSPPPLKLRGIMDLSPFTVTDHTAMDIVVDIFRKLGLRQCLVTHNGRLLGIITKKDILKHMAQMANRDPDSILFN from the exons ATGGACAACGCTGGCTATTGCAGTGAGAGCTTCAACAGCCTGCAGAGTGGAACCAGCGATGAGGACATGGTGGAGATCGCAGGAGCCACGCTGGACTTTTCCAGCACAGATGACGTGCCTCCTCTGGACCGGGACTATGGCTCAG GTGGTTCATATGGAGCTGGAGATGGGCCTAATGGGGTTCCTAAACTGATGGATTTGCTAGATGAGCCGGTGCCTGGGGTCGGCACATATGAAGACTTCAACACTATCGATTGGGTCCGGGAGAAATCTAAAGACCGAGATCGCCACAGAGAG ATTGCTACCAAGAGTAAAGAGTCAACCTGGGCTCTGATGAAAAGTATCAGCGACGCCTTCTCTGGCTGGCTTCTCATGCTGTTTGTGGGACTAATGTCAG GTGCCCTGGCTGGTGGGATCGACATCTCTGCCCACTGGATGACAGATCTGAAGGAGGGAGTGTGTCTGAACGGCTTCTGGTTTAATCATGAGCACTGCTGTTGGAACTCCAACGAGACAACCTTCCAGGAGAGAGACAAATGCCCTCAATGGAAAAGCTGGGCAGAGCTCATCGTCGGCACCAACAACGGCCCTTTTGCCTACATCATGAATTACCTGATGTATGTGTGCTGGGCACTGCTTTTCTCCTTCCTGGCTGTGTCTTTAGTCAGGGCCTTTGCCCCATATGCCTGTGGCTCTGGAATTCCTGAG ATCAAGACCATCTTGAGTGGGTTTATCATCAGGGGCTACCTGGGTAAATGGACTCTTATGATTAAAACCATCACCTTGGTGCTGGCTGTGTCATCTGGACTCAGCCTGGGCAAAGAAGGGCCTCTGGTCCATGTGGCCTGTTGCTGTGGCAACATCCTATGCCACCTCTTCACCAAGTACCGCAGGAATGAGGCAAAGAGACGTGAG GTGTTGTCTGCTGCAGCAGCCGTTGGTGTGTCAGTAGCTTTTGGCGCACCGATCGGTGGCGTTCTCTTCAGTCTGGAAGAG GTGAGTTATTATTTTCCTCTGAAGACGCTGTGGCGCTCTTTCTTTGCTGCATTGGTGGCGGCCTTCACCCTTCGGTCCATCAACCCGTTTGGTAACAGCAGGCTGGTGCTCTTCTACGTGGAGTTCCACTCCCCTTGGCACTTGCTGGAGCTCATTCCCTTTGTCCTGTTGGGTATTTTCGGAGGAATCTGGGGAGCTTTCTTCATCCGTGCAAACATTGCGTGGTGTCGCCGGCGTAAGACCACGCGGCTGGGTCACTACCCTGTCCTGGAGGTGCTGGTTGTTACGGCGGTCACAGCTCTGCTGGCGTTCCCCAACAGCTACACGCGTATGAGCACCAGCGAGCTGATCTCTGAGCTGTTCAATGATTGCGGCCTGCTGGATTCCTCACAGCTGTGTAACTACACCAACGTGAGCATCACCAAGAGCACCAGCGACGCTCTGCCTGACAGACCAGCGGGACATGAGGTCTACACAGCCTTGTGGCAGCTGTCACTCGCCCTGGTCTTCAAGATGCTCATCACTGTGGTGACCTTCGGCATGAAG GTGCCCTCTGGTCTCTTCATCCCCAGTATGGCTGTGGGAGCGATCGCGGGCAGGCTGCTCGGTGTGGGTATGGAGCAGCTGGCATATTACCACCATGACTGGGTAATCTTTAGAGGCTGGTGCTCACCTGGAGCGGACTGCATCACCCCAGGCCTCTATGCTATGGTGGGCGCTACTGCCTGCTTGG GTGGTGTGACTCGTATGACCGTCTCTCTGGTGGTCATCATGTTTGAGCTAACGGGCGGTCTGGAATACATCGTGCCTCTCATGGCTGCCACCATGACTAGTAAATGGGTGGCAGATGCTCTGGGTCGAGAGGGCATCTATGAGGCTCACATCCGTCTCAACGGCTACCCCTTCCTGGAGTCTAAGGAGGAGTTCAGCCACAAGACGCTGGCCATGGATGTGATGCGACCTCGCCGTAGCGACCCCCCACTCTCCGTGATCACACAGGACGGGATGAGTGTGGAGGAAGTCGAGTCGCTCATTGCTGAAACGTCATACAGCGGTTTCCCTGTGGTCGTCTCACATGAGTCTCAGAGACTTGTGGGCTTTGTGCAGCGCAGGGATCTGGTCATCTCTATTG AAAATGCTCGTCAGCGTCAGGAAGGTGTGGTCAGCGCCTCCCGAATCTTCTTCACTGAATACACACCTCCACAGCCACCCAACAGCCCTCCGCCGTTGAAGCTTCGTGGTATCATGGATCTCAGTCCGTTTACCGTTACAGACCACACCGCCATGGACATTGTGGTGGACATCTTTCGCAAGCTTGGTCTGCGCCAGTGTCTTGTCACTCACAACGG GCGTTTACTGGGCATCATCACCAAAAAAGACATTCTGAAACACATGGCCCAGATGGCCAACCGAGACCCTGACTCTATTCTCTTCAACTGA